The nucleotide window GAACTGGATAAGGGTGCTCTCAATGATAGTCTACAAGACCGACAAGGACGACGTGGCGAGATATGAGCTGGAGAACATAAGCCAGGAGTTCTTAGGGAACGGGTCTCCACCGCACTACGAACTACTCATAAGGATGGGGGAGAGTCTGGGGCTCACCAGAGACGAGATCATGTCCTACGACCCATTACCTTCAACCTCCTCCTCCATTAAGGTGTGGAGGAACATAGCCGAAACCAGAAGTTGGGTGGAGACCATGGCCTCCATGCACAGTATGGAGTTAATCGCTGACAAGAGTCTGAGGAACTACGGTAGTAAAATGCACTACTTCAACCCGTCAATCCTCACAGACCAGGATTACCCAGACGCGGTGAAGAAGTTCCTGGCCGAGGGCTATAACGCTGACGAATACCACGCTTGGAAGGCCCTCGAACTCGTGGAGAAGTACTCCCAAGAGCTTGGGGTCGTTGAAGACGTACAAGTTTCATTCCTAAGGTCCTTGGACGCCCTCTCCAAGTACCTTATGGCGAGGCTTGAGAGGGCCATGGAGTTCGACCCTAACCTCATTAAGTTCGTGGAGGCGGTAACATGAAGGTAATAACTAACGGAAGGGAGACTGGTAAGAAAGAGACAGGATGTGCCCTCTGCGGTGGCACTTGGGGGTCTTACTATGAAGATGTTGAAGACCAAAGCATGTTCTTCTGTTGCGACCTCTGTGCAAAGGCATTCATCAACACAGTGAACGAGGTTAAAAAGAGGACGGGGTGGGATCACCTGGATCAGCTGGAGCTTAAGGGCAACTATTATACCGGTAGGACATGCGTAGCCAGAAGGGAGGGCAAGGAGTACAAGTTTTACGTGAAGTTCAATGATGAAGCGGACATAGAGACCTTCAGAGAGTTGTAGGTAAAATTGTCTATCCATACGTTCATACTGGCACCGCAATGGTGTTCCGGGTCAAGTGTGAGGACTCGGTCCTCAGCTGCTCACATGGTTTCAGGGCAAGGTTCATAGAACTCTTAGAACACAACGAATGTGGTCGTGTCACCAGCTTTAAGAGTAGAGGTACTACGTTGATTCTCCACTTTTACCCTTTTTCCCACAAGGATTTGCGTAGAAAAGGGTTTTCAATGGAATTAGATTATCGTGATCCTGCGTAGAGGATGACAGCTGAAGGGACGGAGTTGGACTTAGTCTCAGTAGGGAATGTGCCCCATCGAAGTAAGACTCGAGTTAGAAACTTCTGGAGAGAAGCAAGGATTCAGACACAACTAGTTAGCTAACAAGATCAAAAAAGACAAGGGAAGCCTCACCCTTTAGGGCAGGGAGGAAGTCAGTATCGTTAAGATGCGGGATTTAGCTCCTATTTGTTGCTATCATTCTCACCTTTACTACTTAGAGTGTCCCACGGGTATGAGAGCAGTTATTAGACCATCTTCATAGAAGATAACTATGTCCTTGGTAAGGACCCTTGTGGATTACATTAACAAGATCAGGAGTGATCACGGAATACAACCTGTGAAGTACGCTAACTCGGGAGCTTCCAACTTCAGGGCCAATTACATGCTCAAGGAGAACATTTTCAGTCATTATGACAAGGAGGGGGTGAACCCAGTCTACTATTTCACAAGGGCTGGGAACTATTTCGGGATGGAAGAAGCAATAGGCTACACCTTTAGCATCTTTCCCCGGTTCAAGGACGGCGTTTCAGTCGTAAACGTCTCCAAGGACCTCATTCACCAAATGGTTTATGACGATCAGGAGAGTAACTGGGGTCACAGGGACACACTGCTCAACCCCTGCGCCAACTATTCAGACGTCTCTGTAGCCTGGGACTCAAGGAGGGTCTTCCTTGTGATCACCATGATATCTGCGTGGGTTAACTGGGGGGTTAATCCATCCATAAGGGACTCAGTCTTCTACGCTAAGGGAAGGGTGAGGGTAATGAGCCCTGAATCAGTTATAATATTTCAGGACGAGCCTAATCCCTCTTACGTCTCTAGGCGGTACTACGACTTAGGAAGGCCTATTGAGGGCGTCCTCCCACCAGGACTCTTTTTCCGCGACTTGAGGACAATTCGACCGTATACCTGGAAAATGGGAGAGGAAATGGAACTTAAGTTTCCCCTTCAGCTAACCGGCGGTGTATATACAGTAGTTGTCAACGCTAGGGACTCTAGGAGGGTCAAGTGGAAACCTCTCTCCGGGAGGGATCCTGAGCTATGTTCGATCCTTACCTTCTCCTTTAAGGTTCCCCAAAAATGAAGTTGTGAAGTAGGTATCATTGTATTCAAAATCCACTATCCTCACTGAGACTATCCCACAGATCCAATCCTTATTTAAACTATAAACGACAGTTTTCGGATCCCTTCACCCTAATGAAAAAACTCGTTCCTTACCTGGAGGGGCCAGCCGAGACCCCTCGAATGAACCTCTCGTTAATTTCGGGGCCTATCAAAAAGGTTTACTTAACTGTCTCGGTCTCCTTAAGTCCTGACCTAACCCCCCAGAAGAAGAACCCTAAGGAAGCTACAGCTGTTATTAACGAAGCGGTCAAGAAAGGTATTATGGACAGAGCCCCGTCACTGCCTATGTAAGTGATGAGAGTTATGAAGGCGATGTAGGCGATGTACCATACGGAGTTCCTTACATTCCCAATTATTTTATATTTTAAAGAAAATATTAGTACAGCTATAAAGATTAGAAGGATAGCATAAGGGACTGATGGCCAACCGCTCCAAAACGCTATGAGCGAGGAGGAGATGAAGGCTAAGGGCGCGGTTAGGGCCCCTCCTGGCAACTTGTACCCTATCTTCCCCCTATTCCTTAACACCTGCATTGAGACCGGGTTTAGGGCGAAGGCTATGTAGCCAGCTACCACAGAGTCCGTTATGTCGCCGTATATGGTGGGCACTGGCGCTGCTAGGAAAGTAACTATTGCCCCCACTATGCCGAAAACTATGAGGGCCCAGTAGGGCACAGAGTAAGTCTGATGGAGTTGCTTCATCTTGTCTGATACTATGTCGCTTCTCCCCATGGCCAGCAAAACCCTGGTCCCTCCCCCTAGATAGATGTAGCCAACTACGAAGGGTCCAAGTATTGCTACGAGGAGAGCCAAAGGTATCAGGGTTGACGCTTTCTCGGCGCTTGCTATATCCACGAACGGATTTCCTGGAAGAGTGGAGATTGCAGTCCAGTTCCCTGGGTTTATACCCAATCCCTTCCAGTCGAGACCACCAACGAATACGAGGGCAAACAGAACGTAGATCAGGCTCTGTCCCAGTATGGTAAACATTATGGCCTTGCCTAACATGGAGCTTTTCTTCGACTCCTCTGCGTAATCTGGGATTACCCTTATCCCACCGAAGGCGAACATAGCTATTGGGATAGCGCTGAACATTCCAGCTAATCCATAAGGAGCGAAACCGCCATAGGCGGTGAAGTTCTGCGGTCTAAAGACCACCGCCAGGGTACCGAAGGCTAACGCCAGATAGATTGCGAGCTTTACGAGGCCTAGCCCAGAGGTAGTCTTTCCAAAAAATTTTACTCCAAAGTAATTAAAAGGAATGAACAAGAGGATGAGGAGGACACCTACCGCAGACCCTAGAAGACTCGGAGCCCCGGTTGAAGTTAAAAGTTGGGGGAAGAAGAAGCTCAATCCCTCCACGACAGCCAGGGCCTCGATAGGAGGAATAAAGAGGTACCACAGGAGGTTCGCAAAGGCCCCAATGGCGTTGGTCAGCTTTCCGTGGCTGTACAGGCTATACCTAGCTGGTCCTCCTGCCTCCGGATAGTTGACCGAGAGCTCTGAATAGGTCAGCCCCACGAAGGTATAGAATATGGCACCGACCACCCATGAGAGCACTAGGGCTGGACCGGCTACGCTAGCCATTCCCGCTGAGGAAAAAAGGACTCCAGTCCCTACTGCACCCACTACTCCAATTACAACCAATTGAAAAAGGGTTAACTCTTTTTTTAGAGACATGAAGAAAGTATAATAAACTACTTTATAAGAGTTACTAAAATAAACTATAGAAAATTCTATATTTAACAATGATGACGCGAGGTTATATTGAAAAGTTGACAAATAGGTACGGATTAAGTTGACACATTTTAAAGGTTAACAGGAAGAATTTTAAATATCTAAAAATATAAAAGACAAAAACTTACGCTCACTTTCCTTTTTCCTTTGGATGACCTATCGAGGGGGCACTCTTCAACACGTCTATTGCCCTATCAACTGGTATGGCCAAATAGGACCTTGTCCTCACTGTGCCCCTACTGTTCAGCTCTATTATCGCCTTCAAGAATTTTTCGGGATCGTCCACCTCCACAACGTTTATGAAGTCTATGTCCCCAAAAACCAAGTATTGTTCCTTGACCTTTGCACCAACTTTGGCGAGCTCCTCATTCACGAGTTTTATCCTCTCAGGTTTTTCGGCAACTGTCTCAGCCCCCTTATCGGTCAAACTGGATATTACGATGAAGACTGTCATTATAGATATTATTGTGAATCGAATCATATAAGCATTTCCTATAGACTGTCACTAATCTTAAGTCCCAGACTGTCTCTCTTATAATGACCTGAACACGCCTACACTCGTTGTACATCAATGTAAAATAGAGGCACAGGCAGAGGAGAGGTTTACAAGATAGGGAAACCTCCACCATGGCGGGGAGGAAGTCAGATCTCAAGGTAATAAGTTCACAAGGAAAGTAATCACGATCCCAATGGCTATACCCACCTCAGCCACGTTCCTTAGGGACTGGTCCGAGTGCTTAACCATCCCCTTGTACATTTCTAAGGCGACGAAGAGGATTCCTCCCATGGCTAAAGCGTTAAACACCACAACAAGGGGCGTTGAGGCTAAAACGTAAGATAGCAGCGAACCTAGGAGTGTGGGGCTTCCGCCCAACAAGTACATGTAGAGTAGGTAAGTTCTCTCCTTCTCCACTCCCGTCTTAAGGAAAGGTGAGGCTATGGGGAAGCCCTCGGTTACGTTCTGTAAAGTCAGCCCCACGACCAACGGGATCAGAACTGTCGACAAGCCTAGTCGCAGGGAGCCCCCTATGGCGAGGCCTTCGGTGAAATTCTGGAGACCTATACCTAGGGATATGATGAGGGAAACGGTTTCAGCGTACTTCTCGTTTGAAACCCCTGAGACTCTCATGGATGAGTAAAGATGAAACCCAAAGTAGGAAAGTACAAAGGGGACTATAAAGAGAAAGGATAGGATAGGGCTATCGTCTAGGAGGGTATAAGTCCCTGAAAATATGTCCATGATCAAGTAGATAAGTATCCCTAATGCTATCCCGTTGAACAGCTGGTACCTCCTGCCTGACATCTTCCTGAAGGCTAAGGGGTAGGTAACTAAAATTGAGTACGCAACTAGGGACGACATCAGAAACAACTGAATCAACTGCATCATGGCGCTCAACCACTCATTC belongs to Metallosphaera tengchongensis and includes:
- a CDS encoding C2H2 type zinc finger domain-containing protein — encoded protein: MSICPVCRFRSNNWGDVASHIHDMTSRSDPPHVMWLNRNLSSREVSSQELAGTLEDYFSLKGGLSSWIRGKVIEKIYGERPHPFILAMQKPNRAVLLGYVIEHRHFLRNWIRVLSMIVYKTDKDDVARYELENISQEFLGNGSPPHYELLIRMGESLGLTRDEIMSYDPLPSTSSSIKVWRNIAETRSWVETMASMHSMELIADKSLRNYGSKMHYFNPSILTDQDYPDAVKKFLAEGYNADEYHAWKALELVEKYSQELGVVEDVQVSFLRSLDALSKYLMARLERAMEFDPNLIKFVEAVT
- a CDS encoding TA0938 family protein, whose protein sequence is MKVITNGRETGKKETGCALCGGTWGSYYEDVEDQSMFFCCDLCAKAFINTVNEVKKRTGWDHLDQLELKGNYYTGRTCVARREGKEYKFYVKFNDEADIETFREL
- a CDS encoding CAP domain-containing protein; translation: MSLVRTLVDYINKIRSDHGIQPVKYANSGASNFRANYMLKENIFSHYDKEGVNPVYYFTRAGNYFGMEEAIGYTFSIFPRFKDGVSVVNVSKDLIHQMVYDDQESNWGHRDTLLNPCANYSDVSVAWDSRRVFLVITMISAWVNWGVNPSIRDSVFYAKGRVRVMSPESVIIFQDEPNPSYVSRRYYDLGRPIEGVLPPGLFFRDLRTIRPYTWKMGEEMELKFPLQLTGGVYTVVVNARDSRRVKWKPLSGRDPELCSILTFSFKVPQK
- a CDS encoding APC family permease, which codes for MSLKKELTLFQLVVIGVVGAVGTGVLFSSAGMASVAGPALVLSWVVGAIFYTFVGLTYSELSVNYPEAGGPARYSLYSHGKLTNAIGAFANLLWYLFIPPIEALAVVEGLSFFFPQLLTSTGAPSLLGSAVGVLLILLFIPFNYFGVKFFGKTTSGLGLVKLAIYLALAFGTLAVVFRPQNFTAYGGFAPYGLAGMFSAIPIAMFAFGGIRVIPDYAEESKKSSMLGKAIMFTILGQSLIYVLFALVFVGGLDWKGLGINPGNWTAISTLPGNPFVDIASAEKASTLIPLALLVAILGPFVVGYIYLGGGTRVLLAMGRSDIVSDKMKQLHQTYSVPYWALIVFGIVGAIVTFLAAPVPTIYGDITDSVVAGYIAFALNPVSMQVLRNRGKIGYKLPGGALTAPLAFISSSLIAFWSGWPSVPYAILLIFIAVLIFSLKYKIIGNVRNSVWYIAYIAFITLITYIGSDGALSIIPFLTASLITAVASLGFFFWGVRSGLKETETVK
- a CDS encoding GYD domain-containing protein → MTVFIVISSLTDKGAETVAEKPERIKLVNEELAKVGAKVKEQYLVFGDIDFINVVEVDDPEKFLKAIIELNSRGTVRTRSYLAIPVDRAIDVLKSAPSIGHPKEKGK
- a CDS encoding ZIP family metal transporter, with protein sequence MMQLIQLFLMSSLVAYSILVTYPLAFRKMSGRRYQLFNGIALGILIYLIMDIFSGTYTLLDDSPILSFLFIVPFVLSYFGFHLYSSMRVSGVSNEKYAETVSLIISLGIGLQNFTEGLAIGGSLRLGLSTVLIPLVVGLTLQNVTEGFPIASPFLKTGVEKERTYLLYMYLLGGSPTLLGSLLSYVLASTPLVVVFNALAMGGILFVALEMYKGMVKHSDQSLRNVAEVGIAIGIVITFLVNLLP